The Sesamum indicum cultivar Zhongzhi No. 13 linkage group LG2, S_indicum_v1.0, whole genome shotgun sequence genome contains a region encoding:
- the LOC105156511 gene encoding ERAD-associated E3 ubiquitin-protein ligase HRD1B-like, producing MMKLQTYAGLSLIATLAVIYHAFSSRGQFYPAMVYLSTSKISLALLLNMGLVVMCILWQLTKKIFLGSLREAEVERLNEQSWREVMEILFAITIFRQDFSVTFLALVTALLLIKALHWLAQKRVEYIETTPSVPKLSHIRIVSFLGFLLLVDSIFLYNSVKFLVKTRKASVSLFFAFEYMILATTTVSTFVKYVFYVSDMLMEGQWEKKAVYTFYLELVRDLLHLTMYMCFFLVIFVNYGVPLHLIRELYETFRNFKIRVADYIRYRKITSNMNDRFPDATPEELNSSDVTCIICREEMTVAKKLNCGHLFHVHCLRSWLERQNTCPTCRALVVPPENGTSTSGLRGDGHQRGTSIPGTPTQGSVGDRVANDNVSHHQARLQAAATAASIYEKSFVYPSPNTLSWSPGYTLLPQTFGHCGNNVVASDGEDGAVSGLSQEHQLANMVFPQLPQGSFVPPQFQGFNGHFASGNASEHDLQVKLIEHQIEFLQRQLELLQTSSSGKGKDLGTSDIKGKTISSPSSSTVDSSETGNAAATD from the exons ATGATGAAGCTGCAAACTTATGCTGGGCTTAGCTTAATAGCTACATTGGCTGTTATTTATCATGCCTTTAGTAGTAGAGGCCAGTTTTATCCCGCAATGGTTTACTTGTCGACTTCAAAGATCAGCTTGGCACTTCTTTTAAATATGGGCCTGGTTGTTATGTGCATTTTGTGGCAATTGACCAAGAAAATCTTCCTTGGCTCACTGCGAGAAGCGGAAGTTGAAAGGCTGAATGAGCAATCGTGGCGGGAAGTCATGGAAATACTTTTTGCAATCACTATCTTCAGACAAGATTTTTCAGTTACATTTCTTGCATTAGTTACTGCTTTACTTCTGATCAAGGCTTTGCATTGGTTGGCCCAAAAGAGAGTTGAATACATTGAAACAACTCCATCTGTCCCTAAGCTCTCTCACATCCGCATCGTGTCTTTCTTGGGATTCCTCCTCCTTGTTGACAGTATCTTTCTCTATAACTCAGTCAAGTTTTTGGTAAAAACCAGAAAGGCATCAGTTTCACTTTTCTTTGCATTTGA ATACATGATATTGGCCACAACAACTGTATCAACGTTTGTGAAGTATGTATTCTACGTCAGTGACATGCTTATGGAAGGACAATGGGAAAAGAAAGCTGTCTACACCTTCTACTTGGAGCTTGTCCGAGACTTGCTCCACTTGACTATGTATATGTGCTTCTTCCTTGTCATTTTTGT TAATTATGGCGTGCCTCTTCACTTGATTCGGGAGCTGTACGAGACGTTCCGCAATTTTAAAATACGTGTGGCTGATTACATACGTTATCGGAAGATCACGTCAAATATGAATGATCGCTTCCCAGATGCAACACCTGAAGAGCTCAATTC AAGTGATGTGACCTGCATTATATGCCGTGAGGAGATGACTGTAGCGAAGAAACTTAATTGTGGGCATCTTTTTCATGTCCACTGCCTCAGGTCGTGGTTAGAAAGACAAAATACATGCCCTACATGCAGAGCGCTTGTTGTACCACCTGAAAATGGGACGTCAACTTCTGGATTAAGGGGCGATGGTCATCAGCGAG GAACTAGCATTCCTGGTACACCTACGCAAGGCTCTGTCGGTGATAGAGTGGCAAATGATAATGTCAGTCATCATCAGGCTAGGCTCCAAGCTGCCGCAACTGCTGCCTCGATATATGAGAAATCTTTTGTCTATCCTTCTCCAAATACTCTATCGTG GTCTCCTGGATATACCTTACTTCCTCAAACATTTGGACATTGTGGCAACAATGTAGTGGCAAGTGATGGTGAAGATGGAGCTGTGAGTGGACTGTCTCAAGAGCATCAGCTTGCTAACATGGTCTTTCCTCAGTTACCTCAGGGCAGTTTTGTCCCTCCACAGTTCCAGGGATTCAATGGACATTTTGCTTCAGGGAATGCATCTGAACATGATTTACAAGTCAAACTAATTGAACACCAGATTGAG TTTCTGCAACGTCAGCTGGAGCTTCTGCAAACATCCAGTAGTGGAAAGGGGAAGGATCTAGGAACATCTGATATCAAGGGAAAAACAATATCATCACCATCTTCATCTACTGTAGACTCTAGTGAGACGGGCAATGCAGCTGCCACAGACTAA
- the LOC105156512 gene encoding uncharacterized protein LOC105156512, producing the protein MGRWRASLIISRVILVTKSINNPYISPNPFPRSPISPLISEPRNYFLNFRSFSALPSPSPHYAEDFDVRIHEFNQRHVVEEESLENEEDGKIPVKAFFLCTSVDLKSMQAENSRYVIPPSSRSSNYIALRFCDSPLQNGGPVEQNVSCYRYMVVFQYGSSVLFNVEDHEVDFYMQAVRRHGSGLLPEMRKDDYAIKEKPLLVEDMQGGPDYIVLKNLDTDSIRVISSVLGQSIALDYFVSQVDGMVEEFAEINRGMEKTGTFTMDRRKLFQLVGKANSNLADVILKVGLFERSEIAWRDAKYAQILDYLREEYEVTQRFGNLDFKLKFVEHNIHFLQEVLQNRKSDLLEWCIIVLLSIENVISVCEIVRGSMGTSI; encoded by the exons ATGGGGAGATGGAGAGCTTCCCTCATAATCTCCCGCGTCATACTTGTAACCAAATCGATCAATAATCCCTATATTAGCCCAAACCCGTTTCCCAGATCTCCAATTTCACCTTTAATTTCAGAACCCAGaaattatttcttgaattttaggTCATTTTCTGCACTCCCATCTCCATCCCCGCACTATGCTGAAGACTTTGATGTCAGGATTCATGAGTTTAATCAGCGGCACGTGGTGGAGGAAGAATCTCTGGAGAATGAGGAGGATGGGAAAATCCCAGTTAAAGCTTTCTTTCTCTGCACCAG TGTTGATTTGAAGAGTATGCAAGCTGAGAATTCAAGATATGTTATCCCTCCAAGCTCGCGTTCGTCAAATTATATTGCTCTCAGATTTTGTGATTCCCCATTGCAAAAT GGAGGACCTGTTGAGCAGAATGTGAGTTGTTATCGCTACATGGTTGTCTTCCAGTATGGTTCATCAGTCCTATTCAATGTGGAGGATCATGAAGTTGATTTCTACATGCAGGCTGTCAGACGACACGGATCTGGTTTGCTTCCCGAGATGAGAAAAGATG ATTATGCTATAAAAGAGAAGCCTTTGTTGGTTGAGGATATGCAGGGGGGTCCAGATTACATTGTCCTTAAAAATCTGGACACAGATAGCATTCGCGTAATCAGTAGCGTGCTCGGCCAAAGCATTGCTCTCGACTATTTTGTCTCCCAG GTTGACGGTATGGTCGAAGAGTTTGCAGAAATAAATCGCGGAATGGAGAAAACTGGTACTTTCACAATGGATAGGAGGAAGTTGTTCCAACTCGTTGGGAAGGCTAATTCAAATCTTGCTGATGTGATCCTAAAAGTCGGTCTGTTTGAGAG ATCAGAAATTGCATGGAGAGATGCAAAATACGCGCAAATACTGGACTACCTTCGTGAGGAATACGAGGTCACTCAGCGATTCGGAAACCTTGATTTTAAGTTAAAGTTCGTCGAG CATAACATTCATTTTCTCCAAGAAGTGCTCCAAAACCGGAAGTCGGACTTGCTGGAGTGGTGCATCATAGTGTTGTTGAGCATCGAAAATGTTATTTCAGTATGCGAGATCGTTCGTGGCTCGATGGGGACATCAATCTGA
- the LOC105156513 gene encoding cell division topological specificity factor homolog, chloroplastic-like: MAVSGDFRVSAALNPYKFNPLRAPPHFPPSKVEYNVFANGTTSVCRSGVDHNTRLHSKRPLGNFGEYKLSPNSFSQEIESFLLNTINMNFFDRLNLAWKIMFPSPTSRRNSNANIAKQRLKMILFSDRCAVSDEAKQKIVTNVVNALSDFIEIESQDKVQLSVSTDPDLGTIYSVTVPVRRVRSEYQVDDETGTISNIEYKDTGESTGSVDVKFDFYIPSDKFSDFSV, translated from the exons ATGGCTGTATCAGGAGATTTCAGGGTTTCTGCGGCTCTAAATCCATATAAATTCAATCCCCTTCGCGCTCCACCGCATTTTCCTCCTTCTAAG GTGGAGTACAATGTGTTTGCTAATGGCACAACTAGTGTTTGTCGGTCAGGAGTAGATCACAACACTCGTCTTCACTCGAAACGTCCCCTTGGAAATTTCGGAGAATATAAGCTCTCCCCAAATTCCTTCAGCCAGGAGATTGAGAGCTTCCTCCTCAACACAATCAACATGAACTTCTTCGACCGCCTAAACTTGGCATGGAAGATAATGTTTCCATCCCCTACATCAAGAAGAAATTCCAATGCAAACATTGCCAAGCAACGACTAAAGATGATTCTCTTCTCCGATCGATGTGCCGTCAGTGATGAGGCGAAGCAGAAAATAGTGACCAACGTGGTCAATGCACTGTCTGATTTCATCGAGATAGAATCACAGGACAAAGTTCAACTCAGCGTGTCAACCGATCCGGATCTTGGCACCATTTATTCTGTCACGGTACCAGTGCGGCGGGTGAGATCAGAGTATCAGGTTGACGATGAAACTGGAACAATATCGAACATCGAGTACAAAGATACCGGAGAAAGTACTGGTTCTGTCGATGTTAAGTTTGATTTCTATATTCCGAGTGACAAATTCAGCGATTTTAGCGTGTGA
- the LOC105156514 gene encoding eukaryotic translation initiation factor 5A-2, producing MSDEEHHFESKADAGASKTYPQQAGTIRKNGYIVIKGRPCKVVEVSTSKTGKHGHAKCHFVGIDIFTSKKLEDIVPSSHNCDVPHVTRTDYQLIDISEDGFVSLLTENGNTKDDLRLPTDENLLSQIKDGFGEGKDLVVSVMSAMGEEQICALKDIGPK from the exons ATGTCTGACGAGGAGCATCACTTCGAGTCGAAGGCCGACGCCGGGGCTTCCAAAACTTATCCGCAGCAGGCGGGGACTATCCGTAAGAACGGTTACATTGTTATCAAAGGTCGCCCTTGCAAG GTTGTTGAAGTTTCAACCTCCAAAACTGGAAAGCACGGTCATGCCAAATGTCATTTTGTGGGCATTGACATCTTCACTTCAAAGAAGCTTGAAGATATTGTCCCCTCTTCCCACAATTGTGAT GTTCCACATGTTACTCGCACTGACTACCAGCTCATTGACATATCTGAGGATGGATTT GTGAGCCTGCTGACAGAGAATGGAAACACTAAAGATGACCTCAGGCTTCCAACTGATGAGAATCTGCTTTCTCAG ATCAAGGATGGGTTCGGTGAGGGGAAAGACCTTGTTGTGAGTGTTATGTCTGCCATGGGAGAGGAGCAGATCTGTGCCCTCAAGGATATTGGTCCCAAGTAG
- the LOC105156515 gene encoding probable WRKY transcription factor 3 isoform X1, with product MADNKPPPPPPSSSKPPPTITLPPRTAMDNFFTGVSPGPMTLVSNLFAENDADSDCRSFSQLLAGAISSPAALPNVRQNFAHPQPESRGGGGGTGEFRFQQSRPAGLVVTQPLGMFTIPPGLSPASLLDSPGFFSSSQDPFGMSHQQILARVTAQAQNQMQIQPEYPSLSSAPALSASHLQPFPSNASLQQQISPSLPDPKIMKESSDISHTDQKSQPASFNVDKPTDDGYNWRKYGQKQVKGSEFPRSYYKCTHPNCPVKKKVERSLDGQITEIIYKGQHNHSPPSKRTKDTGNANGTMNPQGNSELGSDGRTGNLNEPKEGLPYLSSTRDLEASQATPEHISGSSDSEEVGNAEARLDDEDKPESKRSRNFEVQTSEQASSHRTVTEPRIIVQTTSEVDLLDDGYRWRKYGQKVVKGNPYPRSYYKCTNPGCNVRKHVERAASDPKAVITTYEGKHNHDLPVARGSSHSTANASLQLRPHNSVADRSRADGRMEFGSNEQQPVALLRFKEEQIT from the exons ATGGCTGACAACAAGCCTCCACCACCGCCACCCTCATCGTCTAAACCTCCGCCCACGATCACTCTGCCGCCCAGAACTGCAATGGACAATTTCTTCACAGGGGTGAGTCCTGGCCCCATGACTCTGGTTTCTAACTTATTTGCTGAAAATGATGCGGACAGCGACTGTCGCTCCTTCTCACAGCTTCTCGCCGGCGCCATATCGTCTCCGGCAGCTCTACCAAACGTTAGACAGAATTTTGCTCATCCGCAGCCGGAGAGTAGGGGTGGAGGTGGTGGGACTGGGGAGTTTAGGTTTCAGCAGAGTAGGCCGGCCGGGTTGGTGGTAACACAGCCGCTGGGAATGTTTACGATTCCTCCGGGGTTGAGTCCTGCGAGCTTGCTAGATTCTCCGGGGTTCTTTTCTTCATCACAG GATCCCTTTGGAATGTCACATCAACAAATCCTGGCCCGGGTTACTGCTCAAGCTCAAAATCAGATGCAAATCCAGCCTGAATACCCGTCTTTATCATCAGCTCCTGCTTTATCTGCTTCCCATCTCCAACCTTTTCCTTCCAATGCATCTTTGCAGCAGCAGATATCTCCATCTTTGCCAGACCCGAAAATCATGAAGGAGTCATCTGATATTTCTCACACTGATCAGAAATCTCAACCTGCTAGCTTCAATGTTGATAAACCTACTGATGATGGGTACAATTGGCGCAAGTATGGGCAGAAGCAGGTGAAAGGCAGTGAGTTCCCTAGAAGCTATTATAAATGTACTCATCCCAATTGTCCAGTCAAGAAGAAAGTTGAACGGTCTCTTGATGGTCAAATAACTGAGATCATATACAAAGGCCAACACAACCATTCCCCACCTAGTAAACGTACGAAAGATACTGGAAACGCGAATGGAACCATGAACCCTCAGGGAAACTCTGAACTTGGCTCTGATGGTCGGACTGGAAACTTGAATGAACCTAAGGAGGGGCTTCCTTATTTATCATCCACCAGAGATCTGGAAGCTAGCCAAGCTACACCTGAACATATATCTGGATCAAGTGACAGTGAAGAAGTGGGTAATGCTGAAGCTAGACTAGATGATGAGGATAAGCCTGAATCCAAAAGAAG CAGGAATTTCGAGGTTCAGACTTCAGAGCAAGCATCATCCCATCGCACGGTTACCGAGCCTAGGATCATCGTCCAGACCACGAGTGAAGTTGACCTTTTGGATGATGGTTATAGATGGCGAAAATATGGCCAGAAGGTCGTTAAAGGGAACCCTTACCCAAG AAGCTACTACAAGTGTACTAACCCCGGTTGCAATGTCCGGAAGCATGTTGAAAGGGCAGCAAGTGACCCAAAAGCTGTTATAACAACATATGAGGGTAAACACAACCATGATCTACCCGTTGCTAGAGGCAGCAGCCACAGCACCGCAAATGCTTCTTTACAGTTGAGACCACACAACTCAGTAGCTGACAGATCAAGAGCAGATGGAAGAATGGAATTTGGCAGCAATGAGCAACAGCCTGTAGCCCTTCTGCGGTTCAAAGAAGAACAGATAACATAG
- the LOC105156515 gene encoding probable WRKY transcription factor 3 isoform X3 has product MADNKPPPPPPSSSKPPPTITLPPRTAMDNFFTGLLAGAISSPAALPNVRQNFAHPQPESRGGGGGTGEFRFQQSRPAGLVVTQPLGMFTIPPGLSPASLLDSPGFFSSSQDPFGMSHQQILARVTAQAQNQMQIQPEYPSLSSAPALSASHLQPFPSNASLQQQISPSLPDPKIMKESSDISHTDQKSQPASFNVDKPTDDGYNWRKYGQKQVKGSEFPRSYYKCTHPNCPVKKKVERSLDGQITEIIYKGQHNHSPPSKRTKDTGNANGTMNPQGNSELGSDGRTGNLNEPKEGLPYLSSTRDLEASQATPEHISGSSDSEEVGNAEARLDDEDKPESKRSRNFEVQTSEQASSHRTVTEPRIIVQTTSEVDLLDDGYRWRKYGQKVVKGNPYPRSYYKCTNPGCNVRKHVERAASDPKAVITTYEGKHNHDLPVARGSSHSTANASLQLRPHNSVADRSRADGRMEFGSNEQQPVALLRFKEEQIT; this is encoded by the exons ATGGCTGACAACAAGCCTCCACCACCGCCACCCTCATCGTCTAAACCTCCGCCCACGATCACTCTGCCGCCCAGAACTGCAATGGACAATTTCTTCACAGGG CTTCTCGCCGGCGCCATATCGTCTCCGGCAGCTCTACCAAACGTTAGACAGAATTTTGCTCATCCGCAGCCGGAGAGTAGGGGTGGAGGTGGTGGGACTGGGGAGTTTAGGTTTCAGCAGAGTAGGCCGGCCGGGTTGGTGGTAACACAGCCGCTGGGAATGTTTACGATTCCTCCGGGGTTGAGTCCTGCGAGCTTGCTAGATTCTCCGGGGTTCTTTTCTTCATCACAG GATCCCTTTGGAATGTCACATCAACAAATCCTGGCCCGGGTTACTGCTCAAGCTCAAAATCAGATGCAAATCCAGCCTGAATACCCGTCTTTATCATCAGCTCCTGCTTTATCTGCTTCCCATCTCCAACCTTTTCCTTCCAATGCATCTTTGCAGCAGCAGATATCTCCATCTTTGCCAGACCCGAAAATCATGAAGGAGTCATCTGATATTTCTCACACTGATCAGAAATCTCAACCTGCTAGCTTCAATGTTGATAAACCTACTGATGATGGGTACAATTGGCGCAAGTATGGGCAGAAGCAGGTGAAAGGCAGTGAGTTCCCTAGAAGCTATTATAAATGTACTCATCCCAATTGTCCAGTCAAGAAGAAAGTTGAACGGTCTCTTGATGGTCAAATAACTGAGATCATATACAAAGGCCAACACAACCATTCCCCACCTAGTAAACGTACGAAAGATACTGGAAACGCGAATGGAACCATGAACCCTCAGGGAAACTCTGAACTTGGCTCTGATGGTCGGACTGGAAACTTGAATGAACCTAAGGAGGGGCTTCCTTATTTATCATCCACCAGAGATCTGGAAGCTAGCCAAGCTACACCTGAACATATATCTGGATCAAGTGACAGTGAAGAAGTGGGTAATGCTGAAGCTAGACTAGATGATGAGGATAAGCCTGAATCCAAAAGAAG CAGGAATTTCGAGGTTCAGACTTCAGAGCAAGCATCATCCCATCGCACGGTTACCGAGCCTAGGATCATCGTCCAGACCACGAGTGAAGTTGACCTTTTGGATGATGGTTATAGATGGCGAAAATATGGCCAGAAGGTCGTTAAAGGGAACCCTTACCCAAG AAGCTACTACAAGTGTACTAACCCCGGTTGCAATGTCCGGAAGCATGTTGAAAGGGCAGCAAGTGACCCAAAAGCTGTTATAACAACATATGAGGGTAAACACAACCATGATCTACCCGTTGCTAGAGGCAGCAGCCACAGCACCGCAAATGCTTCTTTACAGTTGAGACCACACAACTCAGTAGCTGACAGATCAAGAGCAGATGGAAGAATGGAATTTGGCAGCAATGAGCAACAGCCTGTAGCCCTTCTGCGGTTCAAAGAAGAACAGATAACATAG
- the LOC105156515 gene encoding probable WRKY transcription factor 3 isoform X2 — translation MADNKPPPPPPSSSKPPPTITLPPRTAMDNFFTGVSPGPMTLVSNLFAENDADSDCRSFSQLLAGAISSPAALPNVRQNFAHPQPESRGGGGGTGEFRFQQSRPAGLVVTQPLGMFTIPPGLSPASLLDSPGFFSSSQDPFGMSHQQILARVTAQAQNQMQIQPEYPSLSSAPALSASHLQPFPSNASLQQQISPSLPDPKIMKESSDISHTDQKSQPASFNVDKPTDDGYNWRKYGQKQVKGSEFPRSYYKCTHPNCPVKKKVERSLDGQITEIIYKGQHNHSPPSKRTKDTGNANGTMNPQGNSELGSDGRTGNLNEPKEGLPYLSSTRDLEASQATPEHISGSSDSEEVGNAEARLDDEDKPESKRRNFEVQTSEQASSHRTVTEPRIIVQTTSEVDLLDDGYRWRKYGQKVVKGNPYPRSYYKCTNPGCNVRKHVERAASDPKAVITTYEGKHNHDLPVARGSSHSTANASLQLRPHNSVADRSRADGRMEFGSNEQQPVALLRFKEEQIT, via the exons ATGGCTGACAACAAGCCTCCACCACCGCCACCCTCATCGTCTAAACCTCCGCCCACGATCACTCTGCCGCCCAGAACTGCAATGGACAATTTCTTCACAGGGGTGAGTCCTGGCCCCATGACTCTGGTTTCTAACTTATTTGCTGAAAATGATGCGGACAGCGACTGTCGCTCCTTCTCACAGCTTCTCGCCGGCGCCATATCGTCTCCGGCAGCTCTACCAAACGTTAGACAGAATTTTGCTCATCCGCAGCCGGAGAGTAGGGGTGGAGGTGGTGGGACTGGGGAGTTTAGGTTTCAGCAGAGTAGGCCGGCCGGGTTGGTGGTAACACAGCCGCTGGGAATGTTTACGATTCCTCCGGGGTTGAGTCCTGCGAGCTTGCTAGATTCTCCGGGGTTCTTTTCTTCATCACAG GATCCCTTTGGAATGTCACATCAACAAATCCTGGCCCGGGTTACTGCTCAAGCTCAAAATCAGATGCAAATCCAGCCTGAATACCCGTCTTTATCATCAGCTCCTGCTTTATCTGCTTCCCATCTCCAACCTTTTCCTTCCAATGCATCTTTGCAGCAGCAGATATCTCCATCTTTGCCAGACCCGAAAATCATGAAGGAGTCATCTGATATTTCTCACACTGATCAGAAATCTCAACCTGCTAGCTTCAATGTTGATAAACCTACTGATGATGGGTACAATTGGCGCAAGTATGGGCAGAAGCAGGTGAAAGGCAGTGAGTTCCCTAGAAGCTATTATAAATGTACTCATCCCAATTGTCCAGTCAAGAAGAAAGTTGAACGGTCTCTTGATGGTCAAATAACTGAGATCATATACAAAGGCCAACACAACCATTCCCCACCTAGTAAACGTACGAAAGATACTGGAAACGCGAATGGAACCATGAACCCTCAGGGAAACTCTGAACTTGGCTCTGATGGTCGGACTGGAAACTTGAATGAACCTAAGGAGGGGCTTCCTTATTTATCATCCACCAGAGATCTGGAAGCTAGCCAAGCTACACCTGAACATATATCTGGATCAAGTGACAGTGAAGAAGTGGGTAATGCTGAAGCTAGACTAGATGATGAGGATAAGCCTGAATCCAAAAGAAG GAATTTCGAGGTTCAGACTTCAGAGCAAGCATCATCCCATCGCACGGTTACCGAGCCTAGGATCATCGTCCAGACCACGAGTGAAGTTGACCTTTTGGATGATGGTTATAGATGGCGAAAATATGGCCAGAAGGTCGTTAAAGGGAACCCTTACCCAAG AAGCTACTACAAGTGTACTAACCCCGGTTGCAATGTCCGGAAGCATGTTGAAAGGGCAGCAAGTGACCCAAAAGCTGTTATAACAACATATGAGGGTAAACACAACCATGATCTACCCGTTGCTAGAGGCAGCAGCCACAGCACCGCAAATGCTTCTTTACAGTTGAGACCACACAACTCAGTAGCTGACAGATCAAGAGCAGATGGAAGAATGGAATTTGGCAGCAATGAGCAACAGCCTGTAGCCCTTCTGCGGTTCAAAGAAGAACAGATAACATAG